The segment CTGTCTTTGGCCGCAGACACAGGTAGACAGTTTGATGCGGCATGTAAGTAACGACAAGATTCGGAAATACGCTGAATAGAAAACTAAACCTGCGCTCATCGGCGCTCAGCTCAGGATGGTGTGGCGCACGCTGGGAAGAATCAGGTGTGTAGTGCGCCCGATAGGCTGAAAAATGACCATTGCCCTCCACGTACTCACACAGCTCTGTGGGCGTTACCGGGCGCAACGTGCGAGGGTGCGTTGCGTTCAAGTGGTAGCCTTCCATGAAGTTCTCTGCGAGGCACTTCCAGTTGGTTTGCCAGACCTCCTCAGTGCTGTGATAAAGCTCACGTTCTTCATGATGGTAGTTACGGATATGAGTCTCGAGTGGCGCTAAGGACTGCGCCAAAGGTGGTGCATTGCCATCCAGATTGACAAAGATGAAGTTTTGCCAGACCGTCGTTGCAATCGTTGGCAAGGCGCAGCGTGCAGTGTCCAGAAAAGGGCTGTCCTGCATCAACGGTGCTCGCTTGAGCTTCCCGTCAAGCTCAAAAGTCCATGCGTGGTAAGCACAAACATGTAGTTTTTTATTTCCTCGTCCGGTGGCGACGAGGTTGCCTCGATGGCGGCACACATTGGCCATCACCCTTACTTCCCCTGAACCGTCCCGCTGCACGATCAAAGGCTCGCCAGCGACGTCGGTCGTGTAGTAGTCACCCTTGGTGGGGATCTCCCCTGTATGTCCGACACACACCCAGTTGCGTCTAAACACTTTTGTTCGTTCGATTTCGGCAAACGCTGGCGATGTATAGAACTCCCCTGGCATTGCATGGGTCGCTCGTACTCCCGGGCGTGCAAGCTCTTGCAGCTTCTCCAGTAGCTGCTGATCTGCGTTAGAAATATCTTCGGATGGGAAATAAGACATGCTGCTGTCGCTCATGGATCAGGTTATAGAGTTGCCATGGCCAGCTGTACGGCCACGTAACCAGTGAATTGCGCCGAACAGCGCGATGGCAAAAACGGTCAGCATGCTGGCGACGGCGAGAATCGTAGGATCAATCGAATCCCGCATCCCGCTCCACATCTCACGTGGGATCGTGTTCTGATCAGGCCCCCCGATGAACAAGATCACAATGACCTCATCGAACGAAGTTGCAAACGCAAAGATGGCGCCAGCCGTGACAGCCGGTGAAATCAACGGCAGCGTGACACGCCGAAAAGCAGTCCAAGGCGTGGCCCCCAAGCTCGTCGCTGCACGAACGAGGTTATGGTCAAAAGACAGCAAAGATGCATTGACTGTTATGACCACAAAAGGCGTTCCCAACGCGGCATGGGATAGCACGACACCGGTGTAGGTATCGTTGAGTCCCAAGGGAGCAAATACCAAATAAAAGCCCACAGCCACAACCACCACGGGAATGATCATTGGCGAGATCAGCAGCGGCATGATCAGCGAGCGGAAGGGGAAATTCGGTCGCGACAAACCCAAGGCAGCCAGCGTCCCCATGACTGTCGCGATCAGTGTGGAAACAACACCGATACCGACACTATTGATCAGTGCTTGCTGCCACGCGGGACTGAACAATGCCTTCTCGTACCAGCGCAACGAGAAGCCTGTCATGGGGTACGAGAAGTACGCACTGGAATTGAAGGACAGTGGAATGATTGCGAGCAGTGGTGCAATCAAAAAAAACAACACCAACCCAGTTTGCCAATTGGCCCAGGCCAGCGAGAGTTTTGATGACAACGGACGGTTATCAATGCGATTAAGAATGGCCATCAGATACCTCCATCAGCCCAGACGCAGGCGATCAATGCCGACAAGTCGGTTGAAGATCAAGTAAAACGCTACGGTAAACACCAGCAAATAGGCAGACAGTGCGCCGGCGAGTCCCCAGTTAAGCATCTCATTGGTCTGTTGCGCGATCAGCTGACTGATCATCTCGTCACCTGCACCGCCGAGCAGAGCTGGCGTGATGTAGTAACCCAAAGCAATCACAAATACGAGGAAGCACCCTGCCCCTACCCCTGGCAAAGTCTGCGGCATATACACCCGGATAAAGGCGAGCACAGGGTGAGCGCCCAGTGACTGTGCTGCCCGCATGTACGTGGGAGGAACGTTCTTCATCACCGAATAAATCGCCAAAATCATGTAAGGCAGCAGCACGTGAGTCATCCCCACCAGCACGCCAATGCGGTTGAAAATTAAGGGCATGGGTTCACTGATCATGCTTAGGCTTTGCAGTACGCTATTGACGATGCCACTCGGCTGCAGCATGACGTACCACGCAGTCACGCGCACCAGCAGCGATGTCCAGAACGGAATAATCACTAACAGCAAAAGCTTGGCACTGCGCTCTGGCGGCAGCGTTGCCAGGCGCCACGCCACTGGATAGGCAAGCACCAAACACAGCAGCGTCACCACGGTGCTGATCCATACGGTTCTTCCGAAAGACTGTAAATAGACGCTGCCTTGCTCATCGCCTGCAACGACTGAGCCACTGGCATCCACTTTGGCATCGACCGCTTCTAGCAGGTAGTCAGCCGTTGGAGTCCGGGTTGCCCGCTGCATCAGGCGCCATGTCTCATGCTCACCCCACCGGGCATCCAACTCAATGAGCGCAGGCTTCCATGCAGCAGGCGCTTGCTCGGGGAGACTTCGCGCCGAACGCATCAACAGGCTGCGCATGTCCGACTGGTAGAAGTTCAGGCGGCGGGAGACGGTGCCCAACTCTCCCGCTTTAGAGGCAGCAGCCAAATCAGTGCTTAGTGCCACAAACGCCATTTCATCCGGAACACCCTGACCATCCCACACTTGGAGAACCTGCGTGAGTTGTGGCATTGACTCAGGCATCTCTGGGTTCTGCACACTTCGTGCCAACAGCATGGCAATTGGCGCGATAAAAGTTAGCAGCAAAAAGAGCAGCAACGGCAGCACGAGCAAAAACGCCTCGCGCGCTGCACGTCGTCGTGCCTGGCGATACAAGTCAACAGGGCTAACAGCAGTCATTGCAGATGCTGCAGCACTGTTGGGAGTGGATAGTTCGGGTGTCATAGGCTGTCAGGCGGTTTTCAGTGCCACATCTCTTAGCGTGTTAGCCAGTTCTGGAACTGTTTACCGATCGAGTCACTCTTATCAACCCAAAAACTCACATCAATCTTCAATGCGTTCTGGAAATTGCCAGGCGCAGTAGGTAGCTCCTTTAAGCGAGTTGGGTCAATCAGTGGGATGGCGCTTGTACGGGGAGGCGCGTAGGGGATGTACTTTGTGAGGTCAGCGTAGCGCTGAGGCTGCGAGGCAAAAGCAATAAATTCCGCAGCAAGCTTTGCATTTTTGGCGCCAGCCGGTACGCCCCACCACTCATAGTCATACAGCTGCGCATCCCATACGATCTTGAAAGGCTTGCCATCTTGCTTAACAGCATCAGAGATGCGCCCGTTGTAGGCGGTAACCATGGATACCGCACCATCTGCGAGCAATTGAGGTGCTTGTGCTCCGGACTCCCACCAGACAATGCTGCTCTTGATGGAGTCCAGTTTCTTGAATGCGCGATCTATACCTTGTTGAGTAGAGAGCAGCTTATAGACTTGTTCCTTGGGCACTCCATCGGCCATCAGCGCCCATTCCAAGGTTCCCTTGGCTGATTTGCGCATACCGCGCTTTCCAGGGAATTTTTGCAGATCAAAGAAATCGCTGATCGAGTTGGGGGTTCCAGTTACTTTGGTGGAGTCATAGGCATAGACGGTTGACCAAACCATGCTGACAACCGCGCAATCACTGATAGCTCCGGGCAGAAAGTCCTTGGTATCCCCGAGAAGTTTCACAGGGAATTTCTGAAGCAGTCCTTCCTCGCAAGCGCGCATTGCATCGTTGGCTTCCAGATCCACCAAATCCCAGGTGACATTCTTGGCTTGCACCATGGCTTGCAACTTGGCTAGACCACCGCTGTACGACTGGAAGGTGAAGTCATGCTTGGTCTTCTCGGTAAACGGTGTGAAATAAGCTTGCTTGACGGCTGCCTCGTAGGCTCCTCCGAAAGTCACAACGGCCAAGGTTTCTGCTTGCGCAGAAGCGCTAAGGCCCGCAAAAGCCGCAATCGTCAAGGCAATAGCCCGCATAGAGGGAAAGCGAATCGACATAGGAAATTCCTCGGTTTGTGGAAAAGGGAAATGAAGGCGTAACGCTGGTTTACGGAGTCGTTTCGAAGGGCTGGTGCAAGACCTTGCAGTCTTCGGGTCGCCAGTGGGCGATGACGCTGTCGCCAATTACCGGTCGTGTGGCGTGCTGGTCGTTTGGCAGCTTTGCGACGATCTGTTGTCCGTCGGGCAAGCCCAACTCCACGCGGTAGTGGTCTCCGCAATAGATCAGCTTGTGGACTTTGGCCGTCAGGACGTTGCAGTCCGGGGTGTACTCATGACCTAAGTGAGTTCGCTCGGGCCGCAAAGCCAGTACACCCGTTCCGCTTGGTCGCAGGCCATCACTGCGTCTGCCACGCACATGTGTACCGTCAGCAAGTACGATCGTGGCCCAGTGGTCTGACAGGTCAGCCACCTGTCCATGCAGACCATTGTTCTCACCCACAAAGTTCGCCACGAAAGCGTTGCGAGGGTTTTCGTAGAGCTCTGTGGGCGGGGCAAGCTGCTGGATATAGCCTTCCGAGAACACAGCCACACGATCAGACATGGTCAATGCTTCACCTTGGTCGTGGGTCACGTACACAATGGTCAGGCCCAACTCGCGGTGCAGCCGCATGATTTCGTACTGCATGGTTTCGCGCAGTTGCTTGTCAAGTGCGCCCAAAGGCTCGTCCATCAGCACGACCTTGGGTTCGAAAACCAATGCTCGTGCCAGTGCAACTCGCTGCTGCTGGCCACCTGAGAGTTGCGCTGGCCGGCGATTTGCCAAATGGCCGAGCTCCACCATCTCCAGTGCTCGTTTGACGCGCGCCTGTTGCTCACCCTTGGGGGTATTTCTCACCGACAGTGGGAAGGCTATGTTTTGGGCGATGCTCAGGTGCGGGAACAGTGCATAGTTCTGAAACACCATCCCGATATCGCGTTGGTGCGGAGGCTTGTCATCAAGGCGTTGGCCGTCGATCAGGATGCTGCCAAGCGTTGGTGATTCAAAGCCTGCCAACATCATCAGCGTAGTCGTCTTTCCAGAGCCGGAAGGGCCTAACAGCGAGATGAATTCTCCGCGCGCAACATCCAGATTCAAGCCTTGAACGACGTAGTGCTCACCGTCGTAAGTCTTGTCAATTTGACGAAAAGAAATAAAGGGACTGGAGACTTCAAACATACCGCCTCCTCCTTAGGTCGCGGATGCTTGTGAGGCAGCCAATCGCTTTGCCAAGTAGCACGCAAAGTCGTAGTTCGGACGCTCCAGTCGGTTCAACTGTCCAGGTGTTGCCAGCGGTGCTTGAACTCCGCGGAACACAGATTCGACCCCCAGACGGTCTTCTGCATTGACCTCGTCAAGCAGCTTCTTGAGTTGTGCCATGTACTCATGCGCTTTGGGATCCGCAACGAACTCGGGAGCAAGACCACCACCAAAGCGAATGTGTACCTTGTCTACGCCACGTGGTTGCAGTGACAGGTACCAGAAATAGCCTGGGGTCAGTGTGATGAGGTGCGAGGGATAGACGGCCAGCAGCGCTGTTGTTTTGCGCCAGTGACCTTGCAGCCGTTGGTTATCGGGGTGTGCAATTCCAATCGGCAGTGATGCTTCTTTGGTAATCCAGTGATAGTTGAACGCCTCCAGACCAGGCGGGCACTCCATTTCCTCCAGTTTGGAGTGAGGGCCAACTGTTGCTCGGTGGAGCATTGGGAGGTGGTAGCTCTCCATGAAGTTTTCCGCGAGGATCTTCCAGTTGGTATTCCAAACATGCTCTTCGTAGAAGGTTTCAACGTAGTTGGACATTTCGTAAGATGCAACGAGCTTGTCCAACTCTGCCAGGCGTTCAGCTACCGGGGATGCATTCGTGTCGAGGCTGACGTACACCCAGCCTTGCCATACTTCACAACGTACCTGTGGCAGGTTGTAGGACTCTTTGCAAAAATGTGGCTGCTCCGCCATCATTGGCGCGGCTCGTAAATCTCCGTCTAGCGTATAAGACCAAGCGTGATAAGGGCACACGATGGTTTTTGTATTACCTCGCCCTTCAAGAAGAACAGCCATTCGGTGCAAACAGACGTTTGACATTGCACTCAAGCTGCCATCAGCCTTACGGACCACGACGACTGGCTGTCCGTTGATGTCAGCTGTAACGTAGTCACCGGTTTTTGCGAAAGTGCTGGCGCGTCCAAGGCACTGCCACTCACGACCAAAAACATCTTGCTGTTCTAGTTGGAGAAATCCGCTGGACGTATAGACCTCCGGCGGCATGGAACGAGCCTCCTCAAAAGGTAGCTTGCATGACTCGCGCAGCTTCGCAAGAGTCTTTAAACCTTCTTGCTGGATGAATCCGGCTACCTGAGGTTGGAATCGAATTTCATGAGTTTCTTGCATAGCTGTCGCGTAAGTTCGTTGATTCAGTAGCTCCGCTTCCAGATAAAAAGCTCATCCGTTGCGGCGCTGTTTGCATCAATTTACGCAGGCAAAGTGCATCTGCAAAATACATTTAGAACATGCATGGCAGTGTTTGCAGCTATGCACTCAAAAGGGGATATCTTTCCCTAAATCAGGGCATTCAACTGGGGAAAATGTCCGGTGTTGGTGCACATGCAGCGGCATTTTGCAAGAAGTAGCTTCATTTTTTGAACAAATAGCTAAGCGAGGTTTCTCCCCTAAAAATGGACTGCTAACAGGCCGAACGAGGAAATATCTATGACCCACAAATGGAGATGCAACACAGCACCATTTTCAGAGCCAACGTCGCTTTAGGCGGTGCGCGTCAAGTGCCCCGCCGCTGCGCTCGCTCACCTCCATAAAACTCATCCCGGCCAGTTTGCCGATTGGAAACGACTGCTGTGTGTGCGTCAGATGTATTTGGCACGGCTTCATGCGTCTCGGTAACTTTTGCTTGTCAATTTCTGCAATATTTAAAGCAGCTCACAATCTATGCAATTTCATTGGTTATCTTAAATTTTGATCAATAAACTACAAATTTTCATAGCTTATGCAGTTTTTCAAAACACCTGATGAACTTGAGGTGGAGCTGGGTGAACAGCTTCGCGCCGAGCGTCTTCGTCTAAACCTGACCATGCACGATGTCGCTCTGAGAGCTGGAATTTCAGAGCAAACAATTCGTTCGTTGGAGAACGGCGCCGGTGGGCGCCTGAATTCGTTCATTCGAGTGATGAAAGCGCTTGGCAAAGAAGAGTGGCTGGTAAGCTTTCGTCCTGCTGTGCGCATCAGTCCGATGGATATAGCCAAACGCAGCGGCAAGCAGCGCCTGCGAGCCACGCGCAGTGTGATTGCTCAGCCTTCTTCACAAAAGGATCACGTGTAGAAGTTTCGATCATCTCGGAACTTCTACTGCTCACTCCTTTTGCGAAGAGCCTTGACACAGGCGAAGCAAATGCTGGTTCAATCAGGTTGCGCAGGTTTGCGGTTTTTAAGCTTTTGCAGTTCTTGCGTGTCCACAGGTTTGACAGGGCGTGCAGTCTGAATGCTGTCTTTGATCACTGCCACATCCGGCTTGATCTTTTTTCCGCCTCTGAATCGACCAGTTTTTTGTAGATAGTTCACAGCCTCCTATTTCCGTTCAAATAGGAGTCCATATGAACGCACAACGCTACCCAGAAGAATTCAGGATTGAGGCCGTCAAGCAAATCTTGGAACACGGCCACAGCGCAGCCGACGTCTCACGCCGTTTAGGCGTGAGCACGCATAGTCTGTATAAGTGGATTCGACTGCAGCAAATCCCCGCAGCTCAGCGGCAGGAGCAAGTCAGTCAAAGCGAAGAATTACGCCGTATCAAATCAGAACTCAAAAGGGTCACCGAGGAGCGTGACATCCTAAAAAAAGCGGCGGCGTACTTCGCTCGCCAGTGCGACTGAAGTACGCCTTCATTGCCAAGCACCAGTTGATTTACAGCGTTGTGCGCATGTGCCGGGTGCTGCAATTGCACCCCAGTGGTTACTACGCTTGGAGGGTTCGGCCGCTCAGTCAACGTGCGGCCGATGACCAGCGTCTATTGGGCCTTCTAAAGCAGGCATGGCTAGAAAGCGGTGGCGTATATGGCTATCGCAAGTTGACATTGGACATGCGTGACTTAGGCGAGACCTGCAGCAGGCACCGGGTAGCAAGACAGCTGCGCTGTGAGGGGTTAAAGGCTCAGCGAGGCTACGGACGACGCCCTCGTGTGCGAGGAGGTGCTCCAGCAGTCGTGGCTCCCAACTTACTATCGCAGCAGTTCACCGTGCATGCTCCGAACAAAGTCTGGGTGACTGATATAACCTATATCAGCACTCATGAGGGGTGGCTGTACCTGGCAACGGTAATTGACCTGTTCTCACGCCAAGTTGTTGGCTGGGCAACAGGTAGCCGCATTGATACCCAGCTGCCCTTGGATGCATTGCATATGGCGCTCTGGCGTAGAAGACCATGCAATACCGTGACCGTGCACTCTGACCAAGGCTGCCAATTTACAAGCCATGAATGGCAGCGCTTCCTTGCTAGCCACAACCTGCAATCGAGTATGAGCAGGCGAGGAAACTGTCACGACAACGCAGTTGCTGAAAGCTTCTTTCAGTTGCTTAAGCGGGAGCGCATCCGCAGAAAAACCTATCCTACGAGGCAAGAGGCGCACAGCGATGTCTTCAGCTACATCGAAATGTTCTACAACCCCATTCGCAGACATTCGTCTGCTGATGGTCTGTCTCCAATAGAGTTTGAGAGACGTAATTCCGTGAGGCTGGCAGCTATCTAAGAAAAGCTGGTCGATTCACTGGCGGCAGACAGCCTCAAACGGAAACTTGACTACTTGTGCTCGGCTATCCGCCGGGCCCGCCATGAAACCGGTACGTGCGTGATTTGGCTATTGGGCAATGGGCCTTGATTCCCTGGTTTGCTAAGGAAGCCAAGCTGTCCTACAGCACCAACAACGCAAGGGCAGCGACAAAGCCCCTTGGAAGCGTGGCCAGCGCTGCATCATTCCTGCTGAATGCCAGGTGTGTTTTTAAATTCCGAATGCAAGGTATTCGATAGCCGTCAAGGGGCGTCGATCATCCATTCTTGAGGGAGGCCTTTCTCCAGCCGGGACAATAGGCGCCAAGCGGCCGATATTTCCGCATTGTTGGATCTCTCAATGGTGCTTCTCCATTGGTTGATTTGATCGGCAAAGAGATCTGATCGCTTCACTCTCTTGATTGTTGCGTCCAACCACCCTGAGGCTGGAAGGATAATTCGATCCAGTCGGGGCAGGCTGCAAGCGCGGCCAAGTCCATTGGGATCGAAGTCGAAAAAGGCCCATACCGGCTCGGCCCTCGTACGTATGACGGCATCCACGCGATCAGCCTTAAAGAGGTTGTCGCCAAGAAGGATGGCCACCACATTGAGGCCTTGGTAATCGAGCCACCGGTACTTCTCCAGAGTCCTGAATGTCTCGACGTTCTCAACGAGTAGAAGCCGATCGGCGGTGACGGTCGTGGCTTGGGCAACAGTCAGGACAGAGTAGATGCCCTGCTCCGGGCGAGGTAGTGGGTGACCGCCAAGCAAACAAGCTCCAGACGCGACCTTGATGGCCACGGAGTCATCATGCGGCGCCTTCGTCCCGGTCTTCTCGCTTGGCAGGCCGATCGCGTCTGAGCGGCTGGATCCAGCCGGCAGAGGCGTCAGCGGAAGACCGTTGGCAATCAGGAGCGAGATTGCCTCTTGGTGGCTTTTCTCGGTATAGACGAATCCCCGGCCTTTGCGCGAGCCGATGCCACAGTGAACAAGAAAGAACTCGGCAACCGCGCTATGGCCACGCTCAGCTGGTTTTTCAATGGCCAGGCGTTGCAGGAAGGTGATCTGCGTGCTGCTGAGGATCATTTCAGGCTTACGCGCACGTCACTAAAAAGGTCGTTGTGCACGCCGCGGATGCGCTCTATAAGGCTGAATTCGACCTTGAAGCCAAGAACACCCAGTTGCCTGGAAGCGTAGAGGAGCCACTCCTCTTCCGAAATTTCACCCAAGTCGCCCCTATGCTCCGTGTACCACCCGGCCAGCGAGAGCGCGCCGGCAGAAGTGGTCGTCAGGACAGTGGCCGCCCGCTCGATGGACAGGTCAACCGGGTCGTGCTCTTCCTCGATCTCTTCCTGCTGAGTGTAGAGAACCTCTTGAGCCGGCGCGACCTCATCGACCTCAGTCTTTTGGACCGGGGGGGCGGCATGGCTGCCACGGCATTGGTCATGCACTCAAAGACAATCGGATCGGTATCAGAGGCATCTAGGTTCCACTTGAACTTCAGCGACTCCGGCGTGAGCAGCAGAGCCACGGCTCGCTCGTCTAGCTCGATGTCTTGGAATCCGTCTGAGGTCTTGTTTTGAGCAAGCCAGAGCGCTACGCGGCCAAGATTCTTGATCTTGGTCTCCACCTTCAGGGCCTTGCCCAGCTGTTTGCTGATAGACGCCTGACAATCGTTCAGGCGGCTTCTCCAACTCAGCATCCGATTCATTAGCCTGACGTTGATCAGAGAGCGAACGTGGTGGAAGCCAATGGCCATAGCACCCTCGGCGATCTCCTTGATCAGCTCGTCAAGTTGATTGAGTTCTGCCCGGCAGACGTTGATTTCCCGGTCGTAGAACTGATTCTGGCGAGACTTGATCCTTCGCGACTCCACGTTCCCATAGTCTGTGGAGAGTTGCGAGTTGAGAACATTCAGGTTTCTGTCCATGACGTACACGACTTCCGAAATCGTGTCGTCCAGCGCCCACTGCATACGCTCGGCCTTCGCGACCTCACCGTCGGCCTTGAGGTCGTACATCTCCCGCCACTCCTGACGGGCTTGGCGGATATTGCCGCTCAGGCGCGTGAAAGCCTGAAAGGCGTTGTAGCTCTGAAGGTGATCGGAGATAAAGTCTCTGAGTCGC is part of the Comamonas sp. Y33R10-2 genome and harbors:
- a CDS encoding helix-turn-helix domain-containing protein, with the protein product MQFFKTPDELEVELGEQLRAERLRLNLTMHDVALRAGISEQTIRSLENGAGGRLNSFIRVMKALGKEEWLVSFRPAVRISPMDIAKRSGKQRLRATRSVIAQPSSQKDHV
- a CDS encoding ABC transporter substrate-binding protein — its product is MSIRFPSMRAIALTIAAFAGLSASAQAETLAVVTFGGAYEAAVKQAYFTPFTEKTKHDFTFQSYSGGLAKLQAMVQAKNVTWDLVDLEANDAMRACEEGLLQKFPVKLLGDTKDFLPGAISDCAVVSMVWSTVYAYDSTKVTGTPNSISDFFDLQKFPGKRGMRKSAKGTLEWALMADGVPKEQVYKLLSTQQGIDRAFKKLDSIKSSIVWWESGAQAPQLLADGAVSMVTAYNGRISDAVKQDGKPFKIVWDAQLYDYEWWGVPAGAKNAKLAAEFIAFASQPQRYADLTKYIPYAPPRTSAIPLIDPTRLKELPTAPGNFQNALKIDVSFWVDKSDSIGKQFQNWLTR
- a CDS encoding ABC transporter permease, whose product is MTAVSPVDLYRQARRRAAREAFLLVLPLLLFLLLTFIAPIAMLLARSVQNPEMPESMPQLTQVLQVWDGQGVPDEMAFVALSTDLAAASKAGELGTVSRRLNFYQSDMRSLLMRSARSLPEQAPAAWKPALIELDARWGEHETWRLMQRATRTPTADYLLEAVDAKVDASGSVVAGDEQGSVYLQSFGRTVWISTVVTLLCLVLAYPVAWRLATLPPERSAKLLLLVIIPFWTSLLVRVTAWYVMLQPSGIVNSVLQSLSMISEPMPLIFNRIGVLVGMTHVLLPYMILAIYSVMKNVPPTYMRAAQSLGAHPVLAFIRVYMPQTLPGVGAGCFLVFVIALGYYITPALLGGAGDEMISQLIAQQTNEMLNWGLAGALSAYLLVFTVAFYLIFNRLVGIDRLRLG
- a CDS encoding aromatic ring-hydroxylating dioxygenase subunit alpha, with protein sequence MSDSSMSYFPSEDISNADQQLLEKLQELARPGVRATHAMPGEFYTSPAFAEIERTKVFRRNWVCVGHTGEIPTKGDYYTTDVAGEPLIVQRDGSGEVRVMANVCRHRGNLVATGRGNKKLHVCAYHAWTFELDGKLKRAPLMQDSPFLDTARCALPTIATTVWQNFIFVNLDGNAPPLAQSLAPLETHIRNYHHEERELYHSTEEVWQTNWKCLAENFMEGYHLNATHPRTLRPVTPTELCEYVEGNGHFSAYRAHYTPDSSQRAPHHPELSADERRFSFLFSVFPNLVVTYMPHQTVYLCLRPKTVDSVAVRWGIAGHEQAPDEASVASYVAFADAFNAEDRTKLETLQTGLHSSFYNPGPLACDNLEGTLRDFYAYIGKQVIE
- a CDS encoding aromatic ring-hydroxylating dioxygenase subunit alpha, whose amino-acid sequence is MQETHEIRFQPQVAGFIQQEGLKTLAKLRESCKLPFEEARSMPPEVYTSSGFLQLEQQDVFGREWQCLGRASTFAKTGDYVTADINGQPVVVVRKADGSLSAMSNVCLHRMAVLLEGRGNTKTIVCPYHAWSYTLDGDLRAAPMMAEQPHFCKESYNLPQVRCEVWQGWVYVSLDTNASPVAERLAELDKLVASYEMSNYVETFYEEHVWNTNWKILAENFMESYHLPMLHRATVGPHSKLEEMECPPGLEAFNYHWITKEASLPIGIAHPDNQRLQGHWRKTTALLAVYPSHLITLTPGYFWYLSLQPRGVDKVHIRFGGGLAPEFVADPKAHEYMAQLKKLLDEVNAEDRLGVESVFRGVQAPLATPGQLNRLERPNYDFACYLAKRLAASQASAT
- a CDS encoding IS3 family transposase (programmed frameshift), with protein sequence MNAQRYPEEFRIEAVKQILEHGHSAADVSRRLGVSTHSLYKWIRLQQIPAAQRQEQVSQSEELRRIKSELKRVTEERDILKKAGGVLRSPVRLKYAFIAKHQLIYSVVRMCRVLQLHPSGYYAWRVRPLSQRAADDQRLLGLLKQAWLESGGVYGYRKLTLDMRDLGETCSRHRVARQLRCEGLKAQRGYGRRPRVRGGAPAVVAPNLLSQQFTVHAPNKVWVTDITYISTHEGWLYLATVIDLFSRQVVGWATGSRIDTQLPLDALHMALWRRRPCNTVTVHSDQGCQFTSHEWQRFLASHNLQSSMSRRGNCHDNAVAESFFQLLKRERIRRKTYPTRQEAHSDVFSYIEMFYNPIRRHSSADGLSPIEFERRNSVRLAAI
- a CDS encoding ABC transporter permease, with the protein product MAILNRIDNRPLSSKLSLAWANWQTGLVLFFLIAPLLAIIPLSFNSSAYFSYPMTGFSLRWYEKALFSPAWQQALINSVGIGVVSTLIATVMGTLAALGLSRPNFPFRSLIMPLLISPMIIPVVVVAVGFYLVFAPLGLNDTYTGVVLSHAALGTPFVVITVNASLLSFDHNLVRAATSLGATPWTAFRRVTLPLISPAVTAGAIFAFATSFDEVIVILFIGGPDQNTIPREMWSGMRDSIDPTILAVASMLTVFAIALFGAIHWLRGRTAGHGNSIT
- a CDS encoding ABC transporter ATP-binding protein, with the protein product MFEVSSPFISFRQIDKTYDGEHYVVQGLNLDVARGEFISLLGPSGSGKTTTLMMLAGFESPTLGSILIDGQRLDDKPPHQRDIGMVFQNYALFPHLSIAQNIAFPLSVRNTPKGEQQARVKRALEMVELGHLANRRPAQLSGGQQQRVALARALVFEPKVVLMDEPLGALDKQLRETMQYEIMRLHRELGLTIVYVTHDQGEALTMSDRVAVFSEGYIQQLAPPTELYENPRNAFVANFVGENNGLHGQVADLSDHWATIVLADGTHVRGRRSDGLRPSGTGVLALRPERTHLGHEYTPDCNVLTAKVHKLIYCGDHYRVELGLPDGQQIVAKLPNDQHATRPVIGDSVIAHWRPEDCKVLHQPFETTP